The Candidatus Zixiibacteriota bacterium sequence ACTCCCATCTGGAAGAATTTCTTATACAATTCCTCGATCGCCTGTTTTCCCTTAACTATCTCACCGTCAGGCGGGACCATGGTGGCGTCATCCGTGTACAAGGCAACTGCGCCATCCACATTACCCTGTCGTATCGCTTCGCTGTACTTAGCATTCGCCTCTTCAATGGACTTCCGAACCTGCACTTCATCGAAAGCCTCATGCCTTGCACAAGAGAGCTGAGTAAGAGAAAAACCCAGCACGAACATTACTGTAATTAAGTGTTTCATGCTTTGCTCCTTTTGAGATTGTGAGACACATTCCGTCGTAGAACAGGCATTTCCTACCTGCCTTTGGCGGGTTTCCCGGACTTGCCTGTTCCTACTCTCCTACTCCACTAACCTCAGAGGCATTATCAGGCAGAGATATTCTTCGTCTTCTTTTTTCTGAGTTGAGTAGACCATTCCGGCTGAGACCGGAGTGGATAGCTCAAACATGACCTCATCCCCATCTATCTGCTTGAGAGCATCCAGGATATACTGGGCATTGTAACCTAAATCCAAATCCTCATTTTTGTAATCGCAGGGGATTTTCTCCTTTGCCTCTCCGCCCATATCGAAATTGGCAGAGGAAAGCTCCAAAATATCTTTTTTTAAGGAGAATTTTACCTGATGGGTTAAGAGATTGGAAAGTATGGAAACCCTTTTTACGGTGTTAGCTAAAAGCTCTTTTTCCACGATTAATTTTTTATCATTATCCTTTGGTATGACCTGTTCGTAACTGGGATAAGGTCCCTCTATCAGCCGGGTCGACAGAATCGTGTCTCCCAAATCGAAGACTAAACTGTTTTCCTCAAAGATGAGCCCTACTTCTTTTTCCTGGTCTCCGATCAGTCTGGTCAGAACTCCCAGGATCTTTGGAGGTACTATCACATCCTCATGCAGGCCTTTGAGCTTTTTATTTTTCTGGGAAAATTTTGCCAGACGATGACCATCTGTGGCCACCATCTGGATATTCTCGCCTTTGGTCTGCCACAAAATCCCGTTTAACGCTGGCCTGGTCTCATCAGTTGAAACCGCATAGATGGTTCTTTTTATCATCCTGCAGAGGTCCTGACCGGCTATCTTTATCTCTTTGGATAGATTGACTGTGGGTAGTTTGGGAAATTCATCCACTGGTAAACCTGGAAGTTTATAAACACCGTGATTTATCTTAAGCTCCATCCGGTTATCAGCCGCACTGATCTCGATCTGGGTTTCAGGCGATTCCCGGATTATATCGGTAAAGGTTTTTGCCGGGACCGTTATCTCGCCCTTTTTTGTCACTTTTGCTTCCAGGGTGGTGGTCATCGATATATCCAAATCCGTAGCCGCCAATTTGATCTTGGAATCATCCGCCTCTATGAGAATGTGTGATAAAATCGGCAAAGTGGTCTTGCTGGGAATAACGCTTACGATATCCTGTAAGGCGGAGAGCAACTTGCTTTTTAAGATTGTCAACTTCATTTCCTTCCTCCTGTATATTTTAATTAAAGATAGTTATAAAATAATAATTAATAATAATAAGGTGGATTTGTTGATAAAATTTAATTCTTTAAAATTAACTCTTTTAACCTCTTGACTTTTACTTAAAATTTTCAAATACTGATCAGTGGATAAGATATTAAAATACCATCAACTATTCAACAAAAATCTTTTAGAAACCTTTCTCCACTTTCAACCCACAACTTATCCACTGGATCCCTCAAGGTCAAATTAGACAAATTAGGATGAATATAGAAAGTTGATAATCTGATCGATTTTTAATTTGAATTCCAAATCCTTTTTCAGATTCTCAGCGATCAGATTACAGGCATGAATAACTGTAGAGTGGTCCCTTCCTCCAAATTCAAGACCTATGGTTTTCAGGGAGGTCTTGGTCAAGCTCCGGGTTAAATACATAGCTACCTGCCGGGCCAAGGCTATCTCCTGGGTTTTTCTTTTGGAGCAAAGGGACTCCTCAGTAAGGTTAAAACTTTCTGCTACCTTTTTCCGGATATCTTTTATAGTTATCTCCTTGGACCTGTTTTTCATAACATCCTTCAAAACCTCCCTGGCTAACTCCACGCTTAACTCTTTGCCATTCAGGGAGGAATAAGCTAAAAGTCTTATCAATGCCCCTTCTAATTCCCTTATGTTGCAGGTTATATTGTCCGCAATGAAGACTGCAACCTCCTGGGGAATGGTCACCCCATCCGATTCGTTTTTTTTCTGCAGGATAGCGATCCTGGTTTCTAAATCCGGTGGCTGAATATCTGTGACCAGACCCCACTGCATCCGGGACAAAAGCCTCTCCTCTAAACCTTTGATATCTTTAGGAGGACGGTCAGAGGTTAAGATGATCTGCTTTCCGCTCTGGTAAAGCGCATTAAAGGTATGAAAGAACTGAACCTGGGTCGATTCCTTGCCTGCGAAAAACTGGATATCATCTAATAGGAGCAAGTCTACATTCCGGTAGTAGTTGACAAACTCCTGGGTGGTATTCTTGGTGATTGAATTTATGAAATCGTTAGTGAACTCCTCGCTGGTAGCATAGAGGACATTTAACTCTTGATATTCTTCTCTGACATAATGTCCAATCGCCTGGGCCAGATGGGTTTTACCC is a genomic window containing:
- a CDS encoding nuclear transport factor 2 family protein; this translates as MKHLITVMFVLGFSLTQLSCARHEAFDEVQVRKSIEEANAKYSEAIRQGNVDGAVALYTDDATMVPPDGEIVKGKQAIEELYKKFFQMGV
- the dnaN gene encoding DNA polymerase III subunit beta, with translation MKLTILKSKLLSALQDIVSVIPSKTTLPILSHILIEADDSKIKLAATDLDISMTTTLEAKVTKKGEITVPAKTFTDIIRESPETQIEISAADNRMELKINHGVYKLPGLPVDEFPKLPTVNLSKEIKIAGQDLCRMIKRTIYAVSTDETRPALNGILWQTKGENIQMVATDGHRLAKFSQKNKKLKGLHEDVIVPPKILGVLTRLIGDQEKEVGLIFEENSLVFDLGDTILSTRLIEGPYPSYEQVIPKDNDKKLIVEKELLANTVKRVSILSNLLTHQVKFSLKKDILELSSANFDMGGEAKEKIPCDYKNEDLDLGYNAQYILDALKQIDGDEVMFELSTPVSAGMVYSTQKKEDEEYLCLIMPLRLVE
- the dnaA gene encoding chromosomal replication initiator protein DnaA, producing MPADNEKVWQECLSYLSQKVKKQSFNTWLRPTRGIPSEEKVLKVAVPNKFVGEWIEEHYLELIQEAMEKVIQEKLPLSFSISDQTGETFNRINFENNEKKAAAILKKPKLSQKNNRFNPRYTFDTFVVGESNQFAHAAALAVAEAPGKTKFNPLYVYGGVGLGKTHLAQAIGHYVREEYQELNVLYATSEEFTNDFINSITKNTTQEFVNYYRNVDLLLLDDIQFFAGKESTQVQFFHTFNALYQSGKQIILTSDRPPKDIKGLEERLLSRMQWGLVTDIQPPDLETRIAILQKKNESDGVTIPQEVAVFIADNITCNIRELEGALIRLLAYSSLNGKELSVELAREVLKDVMKNRSKEITIKDIRKKVAESFNLTEESLCSKRKTQEIALARQVAMYLTRSLTKTSLKTIGLEFGGRDHSTVIHACNLIAENLKKDLEFKLKIDQIINFLYSS